The following proteins are encoded in a genomic region of Cryptomeria japonica chromosome 11, Sugi_1.0, whole genome shotgun sequence:
- the LOC131068437 gene encoding probable lysophospholipase BODYGUARD 1, whose translation MFVRQNKMGRRLVGLLQMALIMVGRVVVYIVSYIVFGVLDLLDPVLCVVYKMIDYLVEAEWKPCYCFSTQEDCSSRSRRSILVNSPEGKTKIVCHCLTKVQMEDISDTLYSRKPLFRELVMSTVFCIKKLRVFKANPAAVLNPNNQRLRTATLKPAFAVNSSTIVESLQGHKGQLQAPVSPRWSDCDCPTCASWHSSCKETLFFTVEGKGSEIFDVPQDNKHFKAGASDVIFIHGFISSSTFWTETVFPNFSELTKSKYRLFAVDLLGFGRSPKPTDSLYTLTEHVDMIERSIMRPHRIKSFHVVAHSLGCIIALALAARYPGAVSSLTLLAPPYFPVPCGVEGSDFVLRQLAPKKVWPPIAFGASIASWYEHVSRTVCLLICKQHRFWDFIARQITRNRIRTFLIDGFMCHTHHAAWHTLHNVICGTANKMDAYLDLVRKQEACKVTVFHGRDDELLPAKCSEDLKCKIPRARVKIIEKTDHITIVVGRQKIFARELEEIWKEK comes from the exons ATGTTTGTCAGGCAGAACAAAATGGGAAGAAGGTTGGTGGGGTTGCTGCAAATGGCCCTTATCATGGTGGGCAGAGTTGTGGTGTACATTGTGAGTTACATTGTGTTTGGTGTTCTTGATCTTCTTGATCCTGTTCTGTGTGTTGTTTACAAGATGATTGATTATCTTGTGGAGGCGGAGTGGAAGCCATGCTACTGCTTCTCTACACAGGAGGATTGCAGTAGCAGGAGCAGGAGGAGCATTCTGGTGAATTCTCCAGAAGGGAAGACCAAGATTGTGTGCCATTGCCTTACAAAGGTCCAAATGGAGGACATCTCTGATACACTGTACTCAAGGAAGCCTTTGTTCAGAGAGCTTGTGATGTCTACTGTGTTTTGTATCAAGAAGTTGAGAGTTTTCAAGGCCAATCCTGCAGCAGTGCTGAACCCTAATAACCAGAGGCTGAGGACTGCTACTTTGAAGCCTGCTTTTGCTGTCAATTCTTCCACCATTGTTGAAAGCCTTCAAGGTCACAAGGGGCAGCTGCAGGCACCTGTTAGTCCAAGATGGTCTGACTGTGATTGCCCCACCTGTGCCTCCTGGCATTCCTCCTGCAAGGAAACCTTGTTTTTTACAGTTGAAGGCAAAG GTTCAGAAATTTTCGACGTTCCCCAGGATAACAAGCATTTCAAAGCAGGTGCCTCCGACGTAATATTTATTCACGGATTTATTTCCTCGTCAACTTTCTGGACGGAAACGGTTTTTCCCAACTTCTCGGAGTTGACCAAGTCAAAATACCGGCTGTTCGCCGTTGACCTTCTGGGCTTTGGTCGGAGCCCCAAGCCCACCGACAGTCTTTACACTCTGACGGAACACGTGGACATGATCGAGCGGTCCATAATGCGGCCTCATCGAATCAAATCCTTCCACGTCGTAGCGCATTCTCTGGGCTGTATTATTGCTCTCGCCTTGGCGGCTCGATATCCTGGCGCAGTCAGTTCCCTAACGCTCTTAGCGCcg ccATATTTTCCAGTACCCTGTGGTGTTGAAGGGAGTGATTTTGTTCTGAGACAGCTGGCACCGAAGAAAGTATGGCCACCCATTGCCTTTGGGGCTTCCATTGCTTCCTGGTATGAACATGTTAGTAGGACTGTGTGTTTGCTCATCTGCAAGCAACACCGTTTCTGGGACTTCATTGCTAGGCAGATCACAAGGAACAG AATAAGGACATTTCTAATTGATGGATTCATGTGCCACACTCACCATGCTGCATGGCACACCCTCCACAATGTAATATGTGGGACTGCAAACAAAATGGATGCCTACTTAGATTTGgtgagaaagcaagaagcatgtaaGGTGACAGTCTTCCATGGTAGGGATGATGAATTGCTTCCTGCCAAATGTAGTGAAGATCTCAAGTGCAAGATTCCTCGAGCTCGAGTTAAAATTATTGAGAAAACCGATCATATTACAATAGTTGTTGGTAGACAAAAAATATTTGCTAGAGAATTAGAAGAAatatggaaagaaaaataa